The following proteins come from a genomic window of Rhodohalobacter sp. 614A:
- a CDS encoding efflux RND transporter permease subunit, translating to MPITKTSIHRPIAITMVYLIVIVLGIAGFRYLPVDLLPPIEYPRLSVSVDYQNVGPEEIETIVTDQIENALSGVANVEEITSQSEEGQSRVSLEFSQNTNLDEAANDVRAALDRVRDNLPEEAEPPQVRKYDPNDFPIVILGAQSTRPLDELTRVLERDISKRFEQIPGVGAIDVWGGVHREIRVNLKRDRLMASGLTAADVQNAIVAENTTLPGGNVKSGITDVYIRTLGEYTSISQISETIITRIDGKPVRVHDVATVEDAYEDLNRVVNVNDKPMIRMGIRKQTGSNTVEVARQIRDQVEQINSQRDDVELLVVTDQSDFIQNSIDNVQQSAIWGAILAIFILYLFLRNGSTTFIISLAIPVSIIATFGLLYFTGLTLNQMSFGGLALGVGLIVDNAIVVLENIVRLRTNGKSLDESSLVGTQEVSGAIIASTVTTSVIFLPVVFMQTITGTLFQELALVVVFALFCSLLVALTLVPMLASKFMSVKPDSELESSKKGRFQEFFENAENRYSDFLRKAIERKYLVFGISIVLIIASVFGAGLVDAELAPQTEADEISIEFYMEDGMNIAVANRYLEELKQKVIAITPMDQVQFVSTEVRNGNAEVELALVDESERTVNSYELADHIRENIEGSIPGGFFRVQAQSGLWILRRIFGSGGEAAVQLELRGYDIDIATELSDEIRERMERIPEVRGVRSDREEGRPEQNIIFDREKISELGLTAREVAQAVQANVGGVRAGVFREGGEEFPITVRLQESDRMSTIDVENISVRTAGGQTIPISTVIDQGSSEGPVSINRINGQRVTYITANLESGVPLGEAVQKIQAELSDLSLPSGFSIVYGGEYEEQQKAARDFTVSIIMALVLIYMVMAAQFERYLDPLIVMFAVPVAIVGIIPTMLLTGTTFNMQSIMGIIMLVGIVVNNAIVLVDYINLMRRDKNMGVLEAVIESGRLRLRPILMTTLTTVLGLLPLSFGWGAGGEIQASLARVVIGGLTASTLITLILIPVVYISANKVKVFVAEKRAEWAKSSQNVATQPT from the coding sequence ATGCCAATCACAAAAACCTCCATACACCGCCCAATAGCGATTACGATGGTTTATCTCATCGTTATTGTTTTGGGTATTGCCGGATTCAGGTATTTGCCGGTTGACCTTCTGCCGCCAATTGAATATCCAAGGTTATCTGTCTCTGTAGATTATCAAAATGTAGGACCTGAAGAAATTGAAACAATTGTCACCGATCAGATTGAGAATGCACTGAGTGGTGTGGCAAATGTCGAAGAGATTACTTCGCAGTCGGAAGAGGGGCAAAGCAGGGTTTCTCTTGAATTTTCTCAGAATACAAACCTTGATGAAGCTGCAAATGATGTGCGTGCCGCGTTAGATCGTGTTCGAGATAATTTGCCGGAGGAAGCAGAACCACCACAAGTTCGCAAATACGATCCTAACGATTTCCCCATTGTTATCTTAGGTGCGCAATCAACCCGCCCTTTGGATGAATTGACGAGGGTTCTGGAAAGGGATATTTCTAAACGGTTTGAACAAATTCCCGGTGTTGGAGCGATTGATGTTTGGGGGGGGGTGCATCGGGAGATTCGGGTAAATCTAAAAAGAGATCGATTAATGGCCAGCGGTTTAACCGCCGCTGATGTTCAAAATGCTATTGTTGCTGAAAATACGACACTTCCGGGTGGAAATGTAAAAAGCGGAATTACCGATGTGTATATTCGAACACTTGGAGAATATACATCCATATCGCAGATCTCTGAAACCATTATTACCCGGATTGATGGTAAACCGGTTCGGGTTCATGATGTGGCTACAGTAGAAGATGCCTACGAGGATTTGAATCGGGTGGTGAATGTAAACGACAAGCCGATGATTCGGATGGGGATTCGAAAACAGACCGGCTCGAATACGGTGGAAGTAGCCAGACAAATTCGCGATCAAGTGGAGCAAATTAACAGCCAGCGAGATGATGTTGAGCTATTGGTTGTAACCGATCAAAGTGATTTTATACAAAACTCTATTGATAATGTGCAGCAATCTGCAATTTGGGGAGCTATTCTCGCTATCTTCATTCTCTATCTCTTTTTAAGAAATGGTTCAACCACTTTTATTATTTCTTTGGCTATTCCTGTATCTATCATTGCTACATTTGGCCTGCTTTACTTTACTGGGTTAACTCTAAATCAGATGAGTTTCGGAGGGTTGGCGCTTGGCGTCGGCCTCATTGTAGATAACGCAATTGTGGTGCTGGAAAACATTGTCCGGCTTAGGACGAATGGGAAATCACTTGATGAAAGTTCGTTGGTTGGAACGCAGGAAGTATCCGGCGCAATTATCGCTTCAACGGTTACTACTTCTGTAATTTTCTTGCCGGTTGTGTTTATGCAGACCATTACCGGAACGCTTTTCCAGGAACTTGCCTTGGTTGTTGTGTTTGCACTTTTCTGTTCTCTTCTCGTGGCGTTGACGTTGGTACCCATGCTCGCCAGCAAGTTTATGAGTGTGAAGCCGGACTCAGAATTGGAATCATCAAAAAAGGGAAGATTCCAGGAGTTCTTTGAAAATGCTGAAAACCGATACAGTGATTTTCTCAGAAAAGCGATTGAGAGAAAATATTTGGTTTTTGGGATTTCAATAGTGTTAATCATTGCATCTGTTTTTGGTGCGGGCCTCGTGGATGCTGAATTGGCTCCTCAAACAGAAGCGGACGAGATCAGCATAGAGTTTTATATGGAAGACGGGATGAATATTGCCGTGGCAAACCGATATCTCGAGGAATTGAAGCAGAAAGTAATTGCAATTACCCCGATGGATCAGGTTCAATTTGTATCTACGGAGGTTCGAAATGGAAATGCCGAAGTGGAATTGGCGCTGGTCGATGAATCTGAAAGAACCGTCAACTCTTATGAACTCGCCGACCACATTCGGGAAAATATTGAAGGAAGTATTCCCGGTGGATTTTTCCGTGTTCAGGCTCAATCCGGTTTATGGATTTTACGGCGGATTTTTGGATCTGGCGGTGAAGCGGCCGTTCAACTTGAACTTCGTGGCTATGATATAGATATAGCTACTGAACTTTCCGATGAAATACGTGAACGTATGGAGCGCATTCCTGAAGTGCGGGGTGTTCGATCTGACCGGGAAGAGGGTCGTCCCGAACAAAACATTATTTTCGACCGCGAAAAAATATCTGAACTCGGTCTTACGGCGCGCGAAGTTGCACAGGCTGTGCAGGCAAATGTTGGCGGCGTTCGGGCAGGTGTTTTTCGTGAAGGCGGCGAGGAGTTTCCAATTACCGTTCGCCTGCAGGAATCCGACCGAATGAGTACCATTGATGTGGAAAATATATCGGTGCGAACCGCGGGCGGACAAACCATTCCGATTTCTACAGTTATTGACCAGGGATCTTCCGAAGGGCCGGTTAGTATTAACCGAATTAATGGCCAGCGTGTGACATACATTACGGCAAATCTTGAAAGCGGAGTGCCGTTGGGTGAAGCTGTTCAAAAGATACAAGCAGAACTTTCGGATCTGTCGCTTCCATCAGGATTTTCCATTGTTTACGGTGGGGAATATGAGGAGCAGCAAAAAGCAGCTCGTGATTTCACCGTATCCATTATCATGGCACTGGTTCTCATTTACATGGTGATGGCTGCTCAGTTCGAGCGTTATCTTGATCCGTTGATTGTGATGTTTGCCGTACCCGTGGCCATTGTCGGTATTATCCCAACTATGTTGCTGACCGGCACAACCTTTAACATGCAGAGTATTATGGGAATCATCATGCTTGTGGGGATTGTGGTAAATAACGCCATTGTACTTGTAGATTACATTAACCTGATGCGAAGAGATAAAAATATGGGTGTTCTGGAAGCTGTGATAGAATCCGGAAGACTCAGGTTGCGTCCGATTCTTATGACGACATTAACAACGGTTCTCGGCCTGCTTCCACTCTCATTCGGATGGGGCGCCGGCGGCGAGATCCAGGCATCACTTGCCCGCGTTGTAATTGGTGGATTAACTGCCTCTACACTGATTACACTTATTCTCATTCCTGTGGTATACATCTCAGCCAACAAAGTGAAGGTATTCGTGGCAGAGAAACGAGCCGAATGGGCAAAATCATCACAGAATGTAGCTACGCAACCCACATAG